A stretch of the Limnothrix sp. FACHB-406 genome encodes the following:
- a CDS encoding acetolactate synthase large subunit: protein MNTAELLVKCLENEGVQYIFGLPGEENLHLLEAISQSSIQFITTRHEQGAAFMADVYGRLTGKAGVCLSTLGPGATNLITGVADANLDGSPVVAIAGQVGTDRMHIESHQYLDLVSIFAPITKWSSQVVRPSNTPEIIRKAFKRAQSEKPGAVYIDVPENIAAMAVEGKPLATDQNEKTFASFSALNSAANLIAKAKNPLILAGNGAIRARADQAVTEFATQLQIPVVNTFMGKGIIPYTHPLALWTTGLQKRDFITCAFEAADLIIAIGYDLVEYSPKRWNPYGSIPIIHVGAMPAEIDSSYIPQVEVVGDISDSLLELLRRTDRSHQPEPFAVQLRAEIREDYEQYAGDRAFPIKPQKIVYDIRQVLAPEDILISDVGAHKMWIARNYHCDRPNTCLISNGFAAMGIAIPGAVAAKLVHPDRKVLAVTGDGGFLMNCQELETALRIGTPFVTLVFNDSGYGLIEWKQQDAFGRSRYIKFGNPDFVKFAESMGLKGYRVESNEALMPILKQALADSVPAVIDCPVDYQENFKFSQKSGNLHCSI from the coding sequence ATGAATACCGCAGAATTATTGGTCAAATGCCTTGAAAACGAAGGCGTGCAATATATTTTTGGACTGCCTGGAGAAGAAAACCTTCATTTGTTAGAAGCGATCAGCCAATCTTCAATTCAATTCATCACCACTCGCCATGAACAGGGAGCCGCTTTCATGGCTGATGTTTATGGTCGATTAACCGGCAAAGCTGGGGTTTGTTTATCCACCTTGGGCCCCGGAGCCACCAACCTGATTACTGGTGTGGCCGATGCCAATTTGGATGGGTCACCGGTCGTGGCGATCGCGGGACAAGTGGGCACCGATCGAATGCATATTGAATCCCATCAATATTTGGATTTGGTGTCAATTTTTGCCCCAATTACCAAATGGAGCAGCCAAGTCGTTCGCCCCAGCAACACCCCGGAAATTATTCGCAAAGCCTTCAAACGGGCCCAAAGTGAAAAACCCGGCGCTGTTTATATTGACGTGCCCGAAAATATTGCTGCCATGGCCGTGGAAGGCAAACCCTTAGCCACGGATCAGAACGAAAAAACTTTTGCTTCTTTCAGTGCCCTCAATTCAGCAGCGAACCTGATTGCTAAAGCAAAAAATCCCCTGATTCTGGCCGGCAATGGAGCCATTCGGGCCCGGGCCGATCAAGCGGTCACCGAGTTTGCCACCCAATTGCAAATTCCGGTGGTCAACACCTTCATGGGTAAGGGCATTATTCCCTACACTCATCCCTTAGCCCTGTGGACAACGGGACTCCAAAAACGGGACTTTATTACCTGTGCATTTGAAGCCGCTGATTTGATCATTGCGATCGGCTATGACTTGGTGGAATATTCACCCAAGCGCTGGAATCCTTACGGCTCTATTCCAATTATCCATGTGGGTGCAATGCCCGCTGAAATTGATAGTAGCTACATCCCCCAAGTGGAAGTGGTAGGCGATATTTCTGACTCGTTGTTGGAGCTGTTGCGACGTACCGATCGCTCCCACCAACCAGAACCCTTTGCGGTTCAATTGCGGGCTGAAATTCGTGAGGATTATGAACAATATGCAGGCGATCGAGCATTTCCGATTAAGCCTCAAAAAATTGTTTACGACATTCGGCAAGTGCTGGCCCCCGAAGATATTCTGATCTCCGATGTGGGGGCCCACAAGATGTGGATTGCACGGAATTACCACTGCGATCGCCCCAATACTTGCCTCATTTCCAACGGGTTTGCAGCCATGGGCATCGCAATTCCGGGAGCCGTGGCCGCCAAACTGGTGCATCCCGATCGCAAGGTTTTGGCCGTGACTGGTGATGGTGGCTTTTTGATGAATTGCCAGGAATTAGAAACCGCCCTGCGCATTGGCACTCCCTTTGTCACGTTGGTTTTCAATGACAGTGGCTACGGACTCATTGAGTGGAAACAACAGGATGCCTTTGGGCGATCGCGCTACATCAAATTTGGCAATCCTGATTTTGTGAAATTTGCCGAAAGTATGGGCTTAAAAGGCTATCGGGTGGAGTCTAATGAAGCCTTAATGCCGATTTTGAAACAGGCCTTGGCAGATTCTGTGCCTGCTGTGATTGATTGCCCTGTGGACTATCAGGAGAATTTCAAGTTTTCGCAAAAATCTGGCAATTTACATTGCTCGATCTAA
- a CDS encoding tetratricopeptide repeat protein codes for MPNAAELYQQLATDLWAAGQLAAADRALAQALKLAPDRASFWVQRSALAHQLGNIQRAATDQWRALELDPQLVSSRDHLQLGNQLAQQGKLAQARQCYEWAIAQDHQCWEAYFNWGWVAQKSQDFAAEVQIYQRAIAQGCPDPRLPDRLAQAWARLGKAAYLDRAYDQSIQAYQNALNLNSQQASYWSDLGCALTAMGQWTEAETAHQKAIALDSQAANYHYNLGNFYWKKADYLQAISAFQNAIQHNLQDAKSHWNLSHILLALGQLTEGFREYEWRWATVQPPPELPHPQWQGESLHGRTILLQAEQGLGDSLQFIRYADLLASWGANIWFSGPAVLHRLFAQLPAIDRVLPVLEPGQILPGVDYRSPLLSLPHQCKTDWATIPNKIPYLTVDPAWPLPPPFKELPTKPKKIGIVWASGYRVEDELHDIYLDKSLPCELLLKALQEFPVMLYSLQVGKNAQDYQPLIGQFPNLNLVDCSPWIQDFADTAAICQQLDLLISVDTSVVHLAGGLGKPTWVLLPARCDWRWLLDRPDSPWYPTMRLFRQAKPGDWSEPLQQVRSTLNHWLTAS; via the coding sequence ATGCCGAATGCTGCTGAGTTATATCAGCAATTAGCAACGGATTTGTGGGCCGCCGGTCAACTGGCCGCGGCCGATCGCGCCTTGGCCCAAGCATTGAAATTAGCCCCCGATCGCGCCAGTTTTTGGGTGCAGCGATCGGCCCTGGCTCACCAATTGGGAAACATTCAACGAGCGGCAACCGATCAGTGGCGGGCCCTGGAACTTGACCCGCAATTGGTGAGCAGTCGTGACCATTTGCAATTGGGTAATCAACTGGCTCAGCAGGGAAAATTAGCCCAAGCTCGCCAGTGCTATGAGTGGGCGATCGCCCAAGATCACCAATGCTGGGAAGCCTATTTTAACTGGGGTTGGGTTGCCCAAAAAAGCCAGGATTTTGCGGCGGAAGTTCAGATTTACCAACGGGCGATCGCTCAGGGTTGTCCCGATCCAAGACTGCCCGATCGCTTGGCCCAAGCCTGGGCTCGGCTCGGCAAAGCGGCCTATCTCGATCGAGCCTATGACCAATCTATTCAGGCCTATCAAAACGCCCTGAATCTCAATTCCCAACAAGCCAGCTACTGGAGTGATTTGGGTTGTGCTTTAACCGCAATGGGGCAATGGACTGAAGCAGAAACAGCGCACCAAAAAGCAATTGCCCTTGATTCTCAAGCTGCCAATTATCATTACAATTTAGGAAATTTCTATTGGAAAAAGGCTGATTATTTACAAGCCATTTCAGCCTTTCAGAATGCGATTCAGCATAATCTGCAAGATGCCAAAAGTCATTGGAATTTAAGCCATATTCTCTTGGCGTTGGGGCAACTCACTGAAGGATTTCGAGAATATGAATGGCGCTGGGCAACGGTGCAACCACCCCCAGAATTACCCCATCCCCAATGGCAAGGAGAATCGCTACATGGCCGCACCATTCTCTTGCAGGCAGAACAGGGGCTAGGAGATTCTTTGCAATTCATTCGCTATGCGGATTTATTAGCAAGCTGGGGAGCAAACATTTGGTTTAGTGGCCCTGCCGTTTTGCATCGACTTTTTGCCCAATTACCCGCCATCGATCGGGTCTTGCCGGTATTGGAACCAGGGCAAATTCTTCCCGGCGTAGACTATCGATCGCCCCTCTTGAGCTTGCCCCACCAATGCAAGACCGATTGGGCAACAATTCCCAACAAAATTCCCTACTTAACCGTTGATCCTGCCTGGCCACTGCCGCCACCTTTCAAGGAATTACCCACAAAACCCAAAAAGATTGGCATTGTTTGGGCGAGTGGCTATCGAGTGGAAGACGAACTGCATGATATCTATCTTGATAAGTCCCTACCTTGCGAGCTTTTGCTGAAAGCTTTGCAGGAATTTCCAGTGATGCTTTATAGCTTACAAGTTGGAAAAAATGCCCAGGACTATCAACCCTTGATCGGTCAATTTCCAAACCTCAATTTAGTGGATTGCAGTCCCTGGATTCAGGACTTTGCGGATACGGCGGCCATTTGTCAACAGCTTGATTTGTTGATCTCGGTGGACACTTCGGTGGTGCATTTAGCGGGTGGGTTGGGCAAGCCCACTTGGGTGTTGCTGCCGGCCCGCTGTGATTGGCGGTGGCTGCTCGATCGCCCCGATTCTCCTTGGTATCCCACCATGCGGCTGTTTCGACAAGCAAAACCGGGCGATTGGTCAGAACCCTTGCAACAGGTGCGATCGACCCTGAATCATTGGTTGACCGCATCCTAG